A portion of the Colias croceus chromosome 25, ilColCroc2.1 genome contains these proteins:
- the LOC123703308 gene encoding esterase E4-like — MKRFILLCLVIVCAARHNHGRDRDHDDSDESDHDNHGRDHNHGQNHNHGTDYYNYKKKYYHHGQRGHGHLNISSEDPIVHSSPGEFVGGYNVTRRGRRFESYRGIRYAQPPVGVLRFQPPRPIHYYPDMVDAREDGPACPLPAPPGYPVDEDCLTLNVYTPLRSERKGKLPVIFFIHPGGFYSMTGRSDLAGPHYLLDRDIVLVTINYRLGALGFLSTGDELAPGNNGLKDQVAALWWVQKNIRAFGGDPDNVTVAGCSAGSFSAMLMMMSPMTRGLFHRAISMSGSPIGKEPLPTEQKHLAVKQAELLNCPTNSSKAIIDCLKTKPWKELGDSLPGFFEFGRFDPVLLWSPVVEPDFGQERFLTMQPDVAIRERKLHAVPNIISQTQDEFFWFAYYVTTNETLYKQMNQDWDRIAPIAFLLPRDNATLPARTLRKEYLGDQPLKNDASSSRNLGRLYADSIESLPVYRMAKLMTNYSPEPVYEYEWAYIGNHSHFEDPNTNKPLGAAHHDDLIYLFTLSYRFPAIGLEGEDAKLVDRMTAIWYNFARYGDPNPREDTPELEGLNWPRTTPEDMPYLRIDNNFTLKKNLFKDKAVVWDSLYPMEY; from the exons ATGAAacgtttcattttattatgtctGGTGATTGTGTGTGCGGCTCGTCACAACCACGGCCGTGACCGTGACCACGACGACAGCGACGAAAGCGATCATGACAATCATGGGCGTGACCACAACCATGGACAGAACCACAACCATGGGACCGATTACtacaactataaaaaaaaatattatcatcatgGTCAGCGTGGTCACGGGCACCTCAATATTAGCTCAG AAGACCCCATAGTCCACAGTTCACCTGGGGAGTtcgtgggaggctacaacgTGACGAGACGCGGCAGACGCTTCGAGAGCTACCGGGGCATACGATACGCTCAGCCACCCGTGGGTGTACTGCGGTTCCAG CCTCCAAGACCGATCCACTACTACCCGGATATGGTGGACGCACGAGAGGACGGACCAGCGTGCCCTCTCCCCGCACCGCCTGGATATCCCGTGGACGAAGATTGCTTGACTCTTAATGTGTATACCCCCTTGAGGAGCGAGAG AAAAGGAAAACTCCCAGTGATCTTCTTCATCCATCCGGGAGGTTTCTACTCCATGACGGGTCGCAGCGATCTGGCTGGACCACATTATCTCCTGGATAGGGATATCGTGCTGGTCACTATTAACTACAGACTCGGGGCTCTTG GATTCCTCAGCACAGGTGACGAGTTGGCTCCCGGCAATAACGGGTTAAAGGACCAAGTGGCAGCTCTATGGTGGGTGCAGAAGAACATCAGAGCGTTTGGTGGAGATCCTGATAACGTGACGGTGGCGGGTTGCAGCGCTGGCTCGTTCAGTGCTATGCTGATGATGATGTCGCCTATGACACGAG GTCTCTTCCACCGAGCAATCTCCATGAGCGGTTCACCAATCGGCAAGGAGCCACTCCCAACGGAACAGAAACACCTCGCAGTGAAGCAGGCGGAACTACTGAACTGTCCCACTAACAGTTCTAAGGCTATTATTGACTGCTTGAAGACAAAACCTTGGAAGGAGCTGGGCGACTCGCTGCCTGGATTCTTT GAATTCGGTCGCTTCGACCCCGTGCTCCTGTGGTCACCCGTGGTCGAACCCGACTTCGGCCAGGAGCGGTTCCTCACCATGCAACCAGACGTGGCCATTAGAGAGAGAAAGTTACATGCCGTACCTAATATTATCAGCCAGACACAGGATGAGTTCTTCTGGTTTGCTTACT ACGTAACCACCAACGAGACACTATACAAACAAATGAACCAAGACTGGGACCGCATAGCTCCCATAGCTTTCCTCCTCCCGCGCGACAACGCGACGCTCCCCGCTAGAACACTACGTAAGGAGTATCTGGGAGATCAACCTTTGAAGAACGATGCGAGTAGTTCAAGGAATTTGGGCAGATTGTATGCGGATTCTATTGAGAGCTTGCCGGTTTATAG aATGGCGAAGCTTATGACGAACTACTCTCCGGAACCAGTCTACGAATATGAATGGGCGTATATCGGAAACCACAGTCACTTTGAAGACCCTAACACTAACAAACCattag GCGCGGCTCACCAcgacgatttaatttatttgttcacTTTGAGCTATCGGTTTCCCGCCATCGGGCTAGAAGGAGAAGACGCCAAATTAGTTGACAGGATGACAGCAATTTGGTACAATTTCGCGAGATACGG TGATCCAAATCCTCGTGAAGACACACCAGAATTGGAAGGACTTAATTGGCCAAGAACAACGCCCGAAGATATGCCGTATCTGCGAATAGATAACAACTttacacttaaaaaaaatctgttcAAAGATAAAGCTGTTGTATGGGACTCCCTGTATCCTATggagtattaa
- the LOC123703318 gene encoding uncharacterized protein LOC123703318 → MQNIANWWTRAELLAGEHEGCAASRMWRSACATLVAPHSEEAWSEISTASPPDSVWHSLRNCVAYQAGVWHSMLLKGVDDVIQPAAFKLAMVLRHTPSELTVRLLAELLQLHPQSQDLTSYILTLLTDDEAFCSSCNDSPSEPEADTPIGASPTEEPETDTAISVSPIDGPEMGSAIVSSTDEPEIGSAIVSSTNEPEMDSAVVSSTEGPEMVSSTGITVPLRDLQLFGDCELAVLSASREEYDAHAKLVRAEYSKLNQKNYVELRIKILNQLIQVPKLYQTPEFESFEGAARENIDREICTLREHLLTGRHD, encoded by the exons ATGcaaaatattgcaaattggTGGACTCGAGCCGAATTGCTGGCGg GAGAGCATGAAGGCTGTGCAGCGTCTCGGATGTGGCGTAGTGCATGTGCCACGCTGGTCGCTCCACATTCAGAAGAGGCCTGGAGCGAGATATCCACTGCCTCGCCACCTGACTCTGTCTGGCATTCGCTGAGGAACTGCGTCGCTTATCAG GCAGGTGTCTGGCACAGTATGTTGCTCAAAGGAGTGGATGACGTGATACAGCCCGCTGCATTCAAACTGGCGATGGTTTTGAGACACACGCCTTCCGAACTGACTGTTAGGTTGCTTGCTGAGTTGCTGCAGTTACATCCACAATCA cAAGACCTAACATCCTACATCCTAACACTGCTAACAGACGACGAGGCATTTTGCAGCAGTTGCAACGACAGCCCCTCAGAGCCAGAAGCAGACACTCCTATTGGAGCCAGTCCTACAGAGGAGCCAGAAACGGACACTGCTATAAGTGTCAGTCCCATAGATGGGCCAGAAATGGGCTCCGCTATAGTCAGCTCCACAGATGAGCCAGAAATAGGCTCTGCTATAGTCAGTTCCACAAATGAGCCAGAAATGGACTCCGCTGTAGTCAGTTCCACAGAGGGGCCAGAAATGGTCTCCAGTACAGGTATAACAGTACCTCTGCGAGATCTACAGTTGTTCGGAGACTGTGAGCTGGCAGTATTGTCAGCTTCACGGGAGGAATATGATGCACATGCCAAATTGGTGCGAGCAGAGTATTCTAAATTGAACCAGAAGAATTATGTTGAGTTGAGAATTAAG ATACTAAACCAACTTATACAAGTACCGAAACTATACCAAACACCAGAGTTCGAAAGTTTCGAAGGAGCAGCCCGCGAGAACATTGACCGAGAGATCTGCACACTGCGGGAACACTTGCTGACCGGAAGGCATGACTAG
- the LOC123703307 gene encoding RNA-binding protein 5-A-like yields the protein MSWRGREDRGNRWAENRPRSPVWEMRRSSSPDRGHQASPRDRHRERRDRVDRFDRDRDRRDRDRERDDRYRRDRYDKRDRDQRDNRRRSPRRIDDKEIPSAPSPPKISNDRQKIDSQSRSRSRSHDRQEPIVETYENKHENQDTQSNASPGDWICQCGSYNFKRRQVCYRRNCQGKRADGVVYGGDDRNGTETSPGITKRLLFRRLDALTTEEKILEAIKDRCTKSVLDSIAGITIGRETLTGASKCLAYINFNSIADSTAAHSELLALDPPLKIDGREVLVSYYNEVQKVQKNMSNNSDYSAYYAQMSYNTSQALSEADRVNAAAAVAQSAISAAQARQLSWTPVSVPVFVTSTSQNAAVTNIPTGDGKTVYSPPDVRTFMYDETSGYYYDPATGLYYDGNTQYFFNSQTSQYMYWDATNSTYIAANQNQQNTNQPKLQNPPTATVENTIPKEPEEKKKRDKEDKVKVAKKIAKDMERWARTLNQKKENARSNFVMEQPLDHGASKGSADIGFSVLGAGPSITPHMREISPPPNTEEFLIKSPEVAPVDSDEGIIDWARLTCLICKRRFPSAEVLTKHKTLSDLHKQNLVEFQKKNDLLPQSNGYRDRAAERRLKFGEDEPPPIRKRYENDMPAPVVSHPPPSVVDTIGGKMLQKMGWSEGRGLGKEEQGRIAPIEAEQRPSLAGLGQKRGIYTPTPGLTYRDTVKKLMIARYKEVVGQEEGNI from the coding sequence ATGTCTTGGCGCGGAAGAGAGGATCGCGGGAATCGCTGGGCTGAGAACCGCCCGCGGTCACCCGTTTGGGAGATGAGGCGCAGTTCCAGTCCAGATAGGGGCCACCAAGCGTCGCCTCGAGACAGACACAGGGAGCGCCGCGACCGTGTCGACCGTTTCGACCGTGACCGCGACCGTCGTGATCGCGACCGTGAGCGCGATGACCGCTACCGCCGTGATCGTTACGACAAACGTGACCGCGATCAACGTGACAATAGGCGTCGTTCTCCGCGCCGCATAGACGATAAAGAAATCCCAAGCGCTCCGTCCCCTCCTAAGATAAGTAACGACAGACAGAAGATTGACTCCCAATCTAGAAGTAGGTCCCGTAGCCATGATAGACAAGAGCCTATCGTTGAAacatatgaaaataaacacgAGAACCAAGATACGCAATCGAATGCTTCACCAGGTGACTGGATATGTCAATGTGGCTCTTACAATTTTAAGCGGCGCCAAGTATGTTACAGAAGAAATTGTCAGGGTAAGAGAGCAGATGGTGTGGTGTATGGAGGTGACGATAGGAATGGCACAGAAACAAGCCCCGGTATTACTAAGAGACTGTTATTTAGAAGGTTAGATGCTTTAACTACTGAGGAGAAAATATTAGAAGCAATTAAAGATAGGTGTACCAAGTCAGTGCTCGATTCAATAGCTGGTATAACAATAGGTAGAGAGACGTTGACTGGAGCTTCAAAATGCTTAGCTTATATTAACTTTAACTCAATAGCAGACTCAACAGCGGCACATTCAGAATTATTAGCTTTGGATCCTCCTCTTAAGATAGATGGACGAGAAGTGTTAGTTTCATATTACAATGAAGTGCAAAAAGTTCAAAAGAATATGTCAAATAATTCAGATTATTCGGCATATTATGCTCAAATGTCATATAACACCAGTCAAGCTCTTTCCGAAGCAGACAGGGTAAATGCAGCAGCTGCGGTAGCACAATCGGCTATCTCTGCAGCACAAGCTCGACAGCTTTCTTGGACTCCGGTATCTGTACCAGTTTTTGTTACGTCTACCTCACAAAATGCAGCTGTAACTAACATACCCACTGGTGATGGTAAAACAGTGTACAGCCCACCAGACGTGAGGACTTTCATGTACGATGAAACATCGGGTTACTATTACGACCCTGCAACTGGGTTATATTACGATGGCAATACCCAGTACTTCTTCAACAGTCAAACTAGCCAGTACATGTACTGGGATGCAACAAATTCCACATACATTGCAGCCAATCAAAATCAACAAAATACCAACCAGCCAAAACTCCAAAACCCACCGACTGCTACAGTAGAAAACACAATACCAAAAGAACCAGAAGAGAAAAAGAAAAGAGACAAAGAGGATAAGGTTAAGGTTGCCAAAAAGATTGCAAAAGATATGGAAAGGTGGGCTCGGACGTTGAAccaaaagaaagaaaatgctCGTAGCAATTTTGTTATGGAACAGCCACTAGACCATGGAGCAAGTAAGGGTTCAGCAGACATAGGGTTTTCTGTGCTTGGAGCTGGTCCCTCTATAACGCCGCACATGCGAGAAATATCGCCACCGCCAAATACTGAAGAATTTCTTATTAAAAGTCCTGAAGTTGCTCCAGTTGACTCTGACGAAGGAATCATTGACTGGGCGAGGCTAACATGCTTAATTTGCAAACGGCGTTTCCCCTCTGCTGAAGTGTTAACGAAACACAAGACATTGTCCGATTTGCACAAGCAGAACTTGGTAGAATTTCAGAAGAAGAATGATTTATTGCCGCAATCAAATGGGTATAGGGATAGGGCGGCGGAAAGGCGATTAAAGTTTGGTGAAGATGAGCCTCCTCCGATTCGTAAGCGATACGAGAATGATATGCCGGCACCTGTGGTTTCACATCCACCTCCATCAGTTGTAGACACGATTGGTGGTAAAATGCTGCAGAAAATGGGTTGGTCTGAAGGTCGAGGATTGGGAAAGGAGGAACAAGGGAGAATAGCTCCTATAGAGGCGGAACAAAGGCCTAGCTTGGCGGGACTAGGGCAGAAACGCGGGATATACACTCCCACACCTGGCTTAACGTACAGAGATACTGTAAAGAAACTTATGATTGCGAGATACAAGGAAGTTGTCGGGCAAGAGGAGGGAAATATATAG
- the LOC123703320 gene encoding uncharacterized protein LOC123703320 yields the protein MATYFIIITLFLSANAKVMRNNALMTKMVSKFHKEIEPSVEDINPESVLNRMQTLLCKNFKSVPCEMITQDTALRRLIEQSIQQINYKKHKLEKTTSPTTYLTLFPILNEDNTNYKHKTRARKSKTKHSYKSKDTRTVYNRKKIRKFYPHKVKYKDKNANIKKDFGDYSEDKLSMSVEVPDMTLTKRHQHFSYKVKPADPPVWRIDYMKHGEPSLNMFGFEDRLKDKIIKSPIIAMSRPVLSTHVLDTSTGRPAFGVFVELYKKKDDSWTLWHNTVTSSDGRIQFPFTKDSMAVGTYKLKFKVEDYYKQLDKETLYPYVEIVFNTKEDEHYHIPLLLTPYGYSTYRGS from the exons ATGGCCACttatttcatcatcatcacacTGTTCCTATCAGCCAACGCAAAAGTGATGCGGAACAACGCGCTTATGACAAAAATGGTGTCAAAATTCCACAAAGAAATAGAACCATCAGTAGAGGACATAAACCCTGAATCAGTATTGAACAGAATGCAGACGCTCCTGTGCAAGAACTTTAAATCAGTCCCTTGCGAGATGATCACACAAGACACTGCGTTACGAAGACTTATAGAACAATCGATACAACAAATTAACTACAAGAAACATAAGCTGGAGAAAACAACGTCTCCAACAACGTACCTGACTCTATTCCCCATTCTTAACGAGGATAACACAAACTACAAACACAAGACGCGCGCGAGAAAAAGCAAAACAAAACACAGCTACAAAAGCAAAGACACGAGAACAGTTTACAACAGAAAGAAGATAAGGAAGTTCTATCCGCATAAAGTTAAATACAAAGACAAAAATGCCAACATAAAGAAAGACTTCGGTGATTATTCAGAGGATAAACTCTCTATGTCAGTAGAAGTACCAGATATGACGTTGACGAAAAGACACCAGCATTTTTCTTATAAGGTGAAACCAGCTGATCCGCCGGTATGGCGAATTGATTACATGAAACACGGTGAACCCAGTTTGAATATGTTCGGTTTCGAAGATAGACTAaaagacaaaataataaagagcCCAATTATCGCC ATGTCTCGGCCCGTGCTTTCGACCCACGTGCTCGACACATCGACTGGAAGACCAGCATTTGGTGTTTTTGTCGAATTATACAAGAAAAAGGACGATTCTTGGACATTATGGCACAATACAGTGACATCTAGCGACGGGCGGATTCAGTTTCCATTTACAAAAGATTCTATGGCGGTGGGaacttacaaattaaaattcaaagtcgaggattattataaacaacttGATAAGGAGACTTTGTATCCCTATGTGGag ATTGTTTTCAACACAAAAGAGGATGAGCACTACCACATCCCCCTCCTGCTCACACCCTACGGATATTCTACATACAGGGGTAGTTAG